TATTTGTTCTGCCCAGGGAATATTCCGACGCTGTAATGCCATAAATGCCGGCTTTCAGCAGCCCGTTTAACCCGGGTTTATCAGTCATCATGCACATCAGCCCCCAAAACATAGCTTAGTGCCACATCGGCCTGCTTGGCAGCCGCTATATTAACTCCCGGTGCCAGTGGGGGCAAATCAGGGGTCGCCTCCGACACCATATCACCAACCATGAAAAAATTTGGCCTAATCCTGCGCGTAACAATGCCATCGCCCCGCCCCCACCCCGCCAGGCCGGACGCGGCAACTATCAGCCCGGCGGAGTCCCAATATGCCTCAACTACCATTCTTTTAATTTCAGGCCGGTCCAAAGCCTCTACAAGGATACGGCAATCATTAAACAGCTGATTAACGTTTGTTTGATCAATCCGCAAGGGTAGCTTTTCTGTTTTCAAATCGGGGTTAATTTGCGCCAAATTTTGATCGAGAGCATCTACCTTGAGCTGCCCCACCTGGTGTAAAAAGTAAAACTGACGGTTTAAATTACTGTATTCCACCCGGTCAA
This genomic interval from Desulfoscipio sp. XC116 contains the following:
- the thiF gene encoding sulfur carrier protein ThiS adenylyltransferase ThiF, whose product is MNEFEQTLLTILGQDNLNKIQRCKIGLAGAGGLGSNCARFLVCCGFKQLKIVDFDRVEYSNLNRQFYFLHQVGQLKVDALDQNLAQINPDLKTEKLPLRIDQTNVNQLFNDCRILVEALDRPEIKRMVVEAYWDSAGLIVAASGLAGWGRGDGIVTRRIRPNFFMVGDMVSEATPDLPPLAPGVNIAAAKQADVALSYVLGADVHDD